A stretch of DNA from Variovorax paradoxus:
CGCGCTCATGCAGCGCACCGAGGACCACAGCCTGTCCGAACGCTCCGGCGAGGCCGCCGCAGGCCAGGGCGCCAACGGCGGCGAGCGCCTGGTGAAGAGCAACCTGCTGTACCGCGCGCTCGGTGCGCGCGCAACGGCGGAGACCTCAGTGTCGACACCGCAGCGGCTCGCCGATGGCGATGCGTTCCTGCTGTGCACCGACGGGCTCTGGCAGCTCATCTCGCAGCAGGTGATGGAGCGATCGCTGCAGCTGGCGGCCAGCGCGGAAGAATGGCTGGCGTTGCTGCGGCGCGCGGCGGAGGCGAAGGCCGATGCGCTGCAGGACAACTACTCGGCGTTGGCGGTGTGGGTGGGGGCGCCGCAGCAGGTGACGCTGGCGGGGGTGGCACGGCCGCCCGCGACGGCCGGTTGAAGCCTGCGCCGCGGCGAGGGCTTCAGCGCCTCGCCGCGCGGTTCAGGCGCACAGATTCACGCTGGTGAGCTGCGGCGGCGTTCCCAGGATGCCGTTGACGTTGCCGCGGTTCTGCTTGGTGAAGCTCGTCACGCGCGTGGCCGGCGAGCCCTTGATCAGGAAGGTGTTCGAGGCGGTGATCTTCTTCGACTGCCCCATGACGCTGGGCACCCGCACGCCGAGCCCGATCCCCGCCGTGTCGCCGAAGGTGAGGGGGATCTTGGTCTTCTTGTTGTGCGCCATCATGCAGGACCAGAAGATGTTCGGCACGTTGGGGATCGCCATCAGGCCCAGCCCGATGTCGATGTGGGGAATGGGAACGGCCGGCGTCTTGCAGACGTCGGGCACGCCGATGTCGAGGCTGGGACCTTGGGCGGCAAAGAACATCTCGGGGCTCCTTTGGAAAGTGATCGGTTGACGGGTGCATTCAGCCCATGTGGATCTGCTTGGCATCCGCCTTGATCAGATCCTTGGCCGTGACCACGGTATTTCTTCCATGCACGCGCGCCATCTCGCTGGCGTTGTAGTCGATCTGGCCCGCATGCACCTGGTCCACGCCCTCGGTCATGCGGAAGGCCGACTTGCTCAGGTGCACGAGGCGGTCGACGATGGCTTCGTAGACGCGGCCGACAACGCGCATGTTCAACACCGTCGCGCGCGCTTCCACGCCCTGGTAGCTCATGTGGCCGACCTGGCATTCGGCCGCCTGCGCGTCCAGGTGCAGTTGCGCGGTGTCCATGCGCAGCGCGCGCGGGCCGCTCAGCTGCAGCTCGCTGGCCGCTTGCACCCTGACCGCACCGCGCTGCGAGGCCAGCGTGAGATCGCCCGCGACCTCGATGTGGGCGACACCTGCATCGGCCTGCTCGGCCACCGCCGTCAGGTAGAGGCGACGCTCGTCGGGACCGCTGACGAGCACGATGTCGCCGATTTCGGGCCGCAACAGGCAGCTGGCGGCGCGCAGGCACCGCAACACATGCCCGTCGCTGTCCACGCTGTGGATGCCGCCGGGCAGGATGGCCGTGACGGTACCCAGCGCATTGACCACACCGCCGCCCTCAGGCCTGGGGCCAGCGGCGGCGCGGGTGCGCATGTCGCGGCGTGCGGGGGGCGCGTCGGAAACTGTGTCTCTGATCGTCATGTTCGGGAATCCTTTTCTGCGGCCTGCCGCGCCGCGCCAGCTTCGCCGCGCCGCCTGGAGGGATCGCGATGGCTCGGTCGGCGCGCGGAGTAGGCCTCGGCCTCGTACAACGCATCCTCCTGGAGCAGCAGGCCGCCGCGGTCGGAGAACAGCGTGCCCTCGAGCACCGCGCGGTGCACCTTGGTGCGCATCAGCGCGGCACCACGAAAATCGGCGCCGCGCAGATCGGCGTAGGAGAAATCGGAATAGGCAAGTTGTGCCTCCGAGAACTGCGCGGCGTTGCAACGTGCGCGGTGGAAGACGCATTGCTCCAGTTGGGCACCCGCCAGATCGGCGCCGTCCAGCCGCGCATCGGCCCAGACGCTCTGGAAGAAATGGCCGCCGTTGAAGGCCACGCCGCCCAGGTCCGCGCCCACGAACACGCTGTGCGCCGCGGCCGCGCGCCGGAACGATCCGCCCTCGATGCGCGCCCCCTTGAAGTTGCACTGGCGCAGCGTCGCTTCGTCGAAGTCGCAGCCGGCGAGGTTGGCATCGGGAAACTGGCACAGGCTGAAGGTCTGCCCACGGAACACCTGTCCCGACAGATCGCACTCGGAAAAGACGCATCGCTCGAAACTGCAGCGCGCGAACACTGCGGAGCGCAGGTCGGCCCGGTAGAAGATGGCGCCGTCGAGCGGCGCGCCGGAGAAATCCGTCCGGTCGAGCCGCGCCCCGTAGAACACCAGCATCTCGGACTTGATGCCGCGCAGCGAAGTCCCGACCAGTTCGCAGTCGGAGATGCCGATCACATCGCCCTCGACACCATCGAAGCGCGCGTGCGCAAGCCGCGTGTTGTAAAAGCTCGTGCCATGCATGGTGGCGCCGTCCATCGCGGCGCCTTCGGCATTCACGCCGTAGAAGTTGCAGCGGTCCAGCACGGCGCGCTCGAGCCTGGCGCGGCCCAGTCCGCAGTCCCCGAAGACGCTGCCCTTGAGAGAGGCGCCCGACAGGTCCGCACCCGTGAAGTCGCTCTCGATGAACATGCCGCCCGACAGGTCCAGGCCGCGCAAATCCATGCCGGCCAGGTTCTGGTTGGCGATCTCCTGCCCGCGCTTGACCATGACCTGCACCTCCTTCGGCGTCATCGCGGGCCCTCCTGCGCCTTGCGCCTGGGCACCGTGACCACGTTGACGGTGTAGGCCTCGTCGAAACGCGTGGTGTCGTCGATCAGGCACCGGGACAGGTCGGCCTGGAACAGGTTGGCCCGGTGGAAATCGGTGGCCACGAGGATGGCCTTGCTGAAGTCGGCCTCGATCAGGCTGGCATCGACCAGCGAAGCGGCGGTGAGATCGGTGCGCACGAAATCGGAACCGTCGGCGTTGGCGCCCCCGAGGCGGGCGCCCCGCATGGAGGCATCGGTGAAGTCGGTGTTGTCGAGCTTCGCATCGCGGAAGTCGGCTTCGTCCAGGCGGATCGACTGCAGGTTGCATTCGATCAGCGTCGCGCCCTGGAAGTCGGCCTTGCGCAAATCGGTCGATCCCACGAAACAGGTCGCGACCAGGCGCGCATCGGAGAAGTCCATCGCATCGGTGCAGTCGGTATCGGTCCAGTCGCAGGTGTCGAGCGTTGCGCCGCAAAAGCGCAGCCCGCCCGCCTGGCATTCGATCCAGTCCACCTTGTGAAAGCTGGCGCCCTCGAAATCCAGGCCGTTCAGACGGGAGCCCTCGGTGAAGCTCAGGTTCCGCAGCTGCGCACGCTCGAAGCCGCAGTTCTCCCACACCACGCCCTCCGCCTCATGGAGATCGAAAAATGTGTCGGCGAATCTGCAGCCGCGCGCGGCCATGCCTTCGAGTTGGGTGGACTCGAAGCGCGCACCGGTGAAATCCGAGTCCTCGCACTGCGCCAGCGCCAGGTTGGCGTCCTTGAGGTTCACTCCCCGCATCGAGGTGCCCGCAAGGCGTGCACGCGCGAGCAGTGCATCCGACAGATCGCCACCATCGAGCCTGCTGCCGCTGAGATCGGCGCACTCCAGCATCGCGCGGTGCCAGCATGCGCCGCGCAGGTCCATGTCGCTGAGATCCGCGCCCGTGAGATCCATGTCGGACAGGTCGCGCGCGCCGGCCATGCGACGCTCGACGTCCATGCGCGTTTCGGCCGACCGCTCCCCGGACATCTTGTCCGCCGCATCCTGGTGTTGTGCCGTGCGGCGGTAGTTCTCGAGCAACTGGCGCGCGGCAGCGTCATGAATCTCGCGCAACTGCGCTATCTGCTCGGGCGTCGGAGAAAACCCGCTGCCCTCGGACTGGGCGACGATGCTTTCGATGCGCGCCCACCTGTCCACCGTCGGCGGGCCCTTCTGTGTCGACGATTCGGTCTGTTGCACCAGGTCCGACGTGTCGAAGCCCGCCTTGCGCGAGTGCACGGCGTTCGCCTTGGCGGCCTCGTCGAGTTCGCGGCGCGCCACCTCGATCTTCTGGCGATGCTCCTCGATGAGCACCTTGCGCTGGGCCATGTAGGCCGGCAGTTCGCGCAGGGTGGGCACCTTCTCCATGAGATCGACGGCGGGCGGCTCCTCCTGCCCGGCCACGCCCAGGCCCGAGGACTTGAACGACACCTTCATGCGCTCGCGCTCGTAGTCGGCGCGCGCCTGCATGTTGCGTCGCATCGGCGATGGCTCGAACTGCGCGTCGAGGTCGGGCCACGGGCCGATGATCGGATCGGGCAGCAACAGGTCGTCGCGCATGCCGTAGAGCGCGCGGTCTTCCGACTCGCTGCGCAGCACCAGCACGTCGCGCCAGCCATCGAGCCCCTGGGGCGGCAGGGCCGCCTCCTCCATGGCGATCATGGCGTGCGTGACGTCCGCCGCGTCGTCCTGTTCGACTTCCACGAAGCCGTGGTAGATCAGGCCCACGCGCTCCAGGTGCGGAAAGAACCAGGCGGTAGTCAGGCGCATCGGCACGTCGTGCAGCGTGCCTTCGTCGAGCTTCACGCTGTTGATGGGGCCGCGCACGACGATGGCACGAGCGCGCCAGTCGGGCAGCCGGCCGTGCTGCACCGTGCGGTCGGGATGCAGGTTCCAGAGTTCGAACTGCGCGCCCGCCAGTTCGCCGTCTTCGCGCCCGAACCATTGGTCCGGCGGCGCGGCATTGAAGAAGGCCCAGTCCATGTCCTTCGCGTAGCCGGGATAGAGATGGTTCTGCCAATGCTCGTCGTACTGGCGGCCCAGCCGGTCCGCGCGCGAGGGCCGCGTGGCCTCGACGGGCCCGAACCCCGCGGGCTGCACGGTCTGGTCGGGCCGCTGCACGCGGGCGCGCGGATCCTCGATGTTCGCAAGGCGCTGCGCCCGGACACCGCCGACCTGCTCGTGCGCCTGCCCGATGCCACCCGGATTCTCGGCAAACCCCGGGCCGCCGAAGGCATGGCCCCAGTCGATGCGCATCGACTCGAAGGGCTGCGGGGCGCTCGGCCTGCCATCGACCCAGAAGCGGTCGCCGAAGACCAGCAGGTCCTTCTGCCGTGCGCCGACGCGGACACGGACCGCGCATTGCGTCTTGTCCTGCTGCTGGCGCGTGTAGGCCGAGCCCGTGACGAGGAATTCCGGATGCAGCTTCGGCATGCCCAGGTCGAACGCGCCGTCGATGCCCACCTCCTCGCCGAAGATCTTCCAGCACTCCTGCTCCGGGATGAGCCGGGCATCGCTGCCCAGGCGATCGGTCATCGCGATGGCGGTCACGGCCAGCCAGTGGCGTCCGTCGTTGGCGAAGGGTCGGGTCAGCATGCCCAGACGCAACGGTTTGATGATTTTCATGCGTCGATCGAGGAGGGAATCTCGAGCTGCGTGCGGTCGCGATCCACCGCGACGCGCAGCGCCGTCGGGCTCTTGGCGTAGACGATGGGCAGCGGGCGGCCACCCGAGAAGTTGGCCAGCAGTTCCTGGTCGATGAAGGTCCGCAGGGTCACGCGATGATGCTCGCCATCCGAATCCGTGAACGTGATCAGCAGCTCCGCAGCCGCCATGTTTGGCGAACCTCCGCGCCAGGTCACCAGGCGGAATCCGGGCCGGGCCAGGGCCAGGATCTGGGCCACCGCGCGCGCGCCCTCGTGGCGCAGCGCCTCCCACTCCTGCTCCTCCGCGACATGCGCCGCCTTGGTCGCGCTGCCGGCGCGAAAGACGCGCGAGCTGCCGAACGTCGACACCATCAGGACCGCAACGCCGAGGACGGCGACCGCTATTTCCAGCCATCTCATGGTCTGCATCCGCCGGGATTCCCTCGTGATGGCTTCATTTCTCGACGTCGAATGCGCTCTTGAAGAACTGCGCCGCTCCGGCCACGATCAACAATGGATCGAGCCAGAAATGGTAGTGACCGAGTTCCTGCCTGCTGACTGCCTGCACCCAGTTGACGGCTGAGACATTCACGAACGCCCCCTTCTGCAGCAGCGTGTTGCGCACCGCCAGCTGGAACTTGGCGGTGTAGGAGTCGGCCGAGCCCGCCACGAACAGGGCCTGGTGGCCGATGCCTTCCTTGACCGCATGGAGCCACCACTTGGCATCCAACGAGTTGACGGTCTTGACCGGCGTGTTCTCGATATCGACGCCGGTCACATTGATCTTGAGGGTACCTGGCACGTGGATCGTATGGCTGCTGCCGGACAGATGAAGAACGGTCGGCGCGAAGATCACTTTCGGCCCGGTCACGGTGGTGAGCTTGGGACCCTGCACCAACGTCATGTCGATCGCGTTCACCACCTCCACCCGGGTTGCACCGGTGATGCGGATGTCCGCCCCGCTGACCAGGCGCAGCACGCTGCCGTTGATCGTCACCAGCACTTCGCCATTGACCGTCTCGGTGATGCCGCCGGTGACCGTGCGCATCTCCCCGCCCGTGATCGTCTCGGTCGCACCGCCCGTGATCGTGCGTTGCTCGCCGCCCGCCACCGTCTCGGTCGCGCCGCCCGTCACCGTGCGCTCTTCGCCGCCGTCGATCGTCTCCACCGCACCGGCGGTGATGTGCCGCTCCTCGCCCGCCTCGTAGGTTGCCGACTCGTGCCCCTTGATCAGCGTCGTGCGCGTTTTGTCGGTCGTGTGCGTCTCGTCGCCCTCCACCTCCACGTCGAGGTTGCGCTCGGCGTGCAGCAGAACCTGCTCGGCGCCCCTCTTGTCTTCGAACACGAAGGCGTTCGCGTTCGCGGGCGAGCCGCCCTTGGTTGAACGCGACACGATGCCGCTCTGGATGGCCTCGCCCGGCAGGTCGAACGGCGGCATCTGGTCGGCGTTGTAGACACGGCCGACGATGAGGGGACGGTCGACACGGCCCGCGATGAAATCGACCACCACCTCCTGCCCGATGCGCGGCACGTGCACGGTGCCGTAGCCATCGCCCGCCCAGGCCTGCGAGACGCGCACCCAGGCTGAACTGTTTTCATTGCGCTGGCCTTCGCGGTCCCAGTGAAACTGGACCTTCACGCGGCCGTATTCGTCCGTCCAGATCTCCTCGCCCTCGGGGCCCACCACCGTCGCGGTCTGCGGCCCGCTCGTGCGCGGCATCTGCGTCTGTCGCGGTGCGCGGTAGGGGTTGTCCGCAGGCTGCGCGACGAAATCGAAGCCGTACATGCCCGATGCGCTGCCGGTGGCATACCCACCCTCGCGCAGCATGTAGGCAACCGAGACGATCAGGTGCTCGCGGTTGTCGTCCTCGCGCGGCGCGTTGCGCATGGTGAACCTGGCGCCCGGCGCCATGCCGCGCACCGTGGCATGGCCGGTGCTGCGCGAGGCCAGCGACTGCGCCTCTTCCAGCCGCACGCGTGCATAGTGCTCGGCCTGTCCGGCATCGACGTACTCGCCGAGCCACTCGTGCATGTCGTAGCCGGCGTTGTCATGCGCGCGCGGCTGGCTGCGCGTGCTGCCGAGGTCGCTCTTTGGCGTGGTGAAGTTGAAG
This window harbors:
- a CDS encoding pentapeptide repeat-containing protein, which translates into the protein MVKRGQEIANQNLAGMDLRGLDLSGGMFIESDFTGADLSGASLKGSVFGDCGLGRARLERAVLDRCNFYGVNAEGAAMDGATMHGTSFYNTRLAHARFDGVEGDVIGISDCELVGTSLRGIKSEMLVFYGARLDRTDFSGAPLDGAIFYRADLRSAVFARCSFERCVFSECDLSGQVFRGQTFSLCQFPDANLAGCDFDEATLRQCNFKGARIEGGSFRRAAAAHSVFVGADLGGVAFNGGHFFQSVWADARLDGADLAGAQLEQCVFHRARCNAAQFSEAQLAYSDFSYADLRGADFRGAALMRTKVHRAVLEGTLFSDRGGLLLQEDALYEAEAYSARRPSHRDPSRRRGEAGAARQAAEKDSRT
- a CDS encoding PP2C family protein-serine/threonine phosphatase, translated to MLEATRTFAVPISTSQFSCVGERSGNQDAIGYHLDERNACFVVSDGVGGHAGGELASRIVVDTALNTFVDHPSVAADDIRHAVKEANDAVLAKQRELADQNRMSATIVSLFVDRATGEACWAHVGDSRLYWFRRGALMQRTEDHSLSERSGEAAAGQGANGGERLVKSNLLYRALGARATAETSVSTPQRLADGDAFLLCTDGLWQLISQQVMERSLQLAASAEEWLALLRRAAEAKADALQDNYSALAVWVGAPQQVTLAGVARPPATAG
- a CDS encoding DUF2169 family type VI secretion system accessory protein — encoded protein: MKIIKPLRLGMLTRPFANDGRHWLAVTAIAMTDRLGSDARLIPEQECWKIFGEEVGIDGAFDLGMPKLHPEFLVTGSAYTRQQQDKTQCAVRVRVGARQKDLLVFGDRFWVDGRPSAPQPFESMRIDWGHAFGGPGFAENPGGIGQAHEQVGGVRAQRLANIEDPRARVQRPDQTVQPAGFGPVEATRPSRADRLGRQYDEHWQNHLYPGYAKDMDWAFFNAAPPDQWFGREDGELAGAQFELWNLHPDRTVQHGRLPDWRARAIVVRGPINSVKLDEGTLHDVPMRLTTAWFFPHLERVGLIYHGFVEVEQDDAADVTHAMIAMEEAALPPQGLDGWRDVLVLRSESEDRALYGMRDDLLLPDPIIGPWPDLDAQFEPSPMRRNMQARADYERERMKVSFKSSGLGVAGQEEPPAVDLMEKVPTLRELPAYMAQRKVLIEEHRQKIEVARRELDEAAKANAVHSRKAGFDTSDLVQQTESSTQKGPPTVDRWARIESIVAQSEGSGFSPTPEQIAQLREIHDAAARQLLENYRRTAQHQDAADKMSGERSAETRMDVERRMAGARDLSDMDLTGADLSDMDLRGACWHRAMLECADLSGSRLDGGDLSDALLARARLAGTSMRGVNLKDANLALAQCEDSDFTGARFESTQLEGMAARGCRFADTFFDLHEAEGVVWENCGFERAQLRNLSFTEGSRLNGLDFEGASFHKVDWIECQAGGLRFCGATLDTCDWTDTDCTDAMDFSDARLVATCFVGSTDLRKADFQGATLIECNLQSIRLDEADFRDAKLDNTDFTDASMRGARLGGANADGSDFVRTDLTAASLVDASLIEADFSKAILVATDFHRANLFQADLSRCLIDDTTRFDEAYTVNVVTVPRRKAQEGPR
- a CDS encoding DUF4150 domain-containing protein yields the protein MFFAAQGPSLDIGVPDVCKTPAVPIPHIDIGLGLMAIPNVPNIFWSCMMAHNKKTKIPLTFGDTAGIGLGVRVPSVMGQSKKITASNTFLIKGSPATRVTSFTKQNRGNVNGILGTPPQLTSVNLCA
- a CDS encoding type VI secretion system Vgr family protein; the protein is MDRIVKTHTPLGEDQLLLRSMQGIERLSRPYEFEVELLSTDVAIDPKSLLGKPLSLEIKTAVGAPRFLDGQVVRFSKVGREGGTSRYTIYRAVLRPWLWYLSFSSGSRIFQNKSVVDILEDVFGAYGFAFEKKLSGSYRQWAYCAQYNESDLDFVSRLMELEGIYYYFKHEKGRHTLVLADDAGAHEPMPGYETIDYFAADRDIREDMEVIDDWQVTEEVRTGSYAVNDFNFTTPKSDLGSTRSQPRAHDNAGYDMHEWLGEYVDAGQAEHYARVRLEEAQSLASRSTGHATVRGMAPGARFTMRNAPREDDNREHLIVSVAYMLREGGYATGSASGMYGFDFVAQPADNPYRAPRQTQMPRTSGPQTATVVGPEGEEIWTDEYGRVKVQFHWDREGQRNENSSAWVRVSQAWAGDGYGTVHVPRIGQEVVVDFIAGRVDRPLIVGRVYNADQMPPFDLPGEAIQSGIVSRSTKGGSPANANAFVFEDKRGAEQVLLHAERNLDVEVEGDETHTTDKTRTTLIKGHESATYEAGEERHITAGAVETIDGGEERTVTGGATETVAGGEQRTITGGATETITGGEMRTVTGGITETVNGEVLVTINGSVLRLVSGADIRITGATRVEVVNAIDMTLVQGPKLTTVTGPKVIFAPTVLHLSGSSHTIHVPGTLKINVTGVDIENTPVKTVNSLDAKWWLHAVKEGIGHQALFVAGSADSYTAKFQLAVRNTLLQKGAFVNVSAVNWVQAVSRQELGHYHFWLDPLLIVAGAAQFFKSAFDVEK
- a CDS encoding DUF3540 domain-containing protein, producing the protein MTIRDTVSDAPPARRDMRTRAAAGPRPEGGGVVNALGTVTAILPGGIHSVDSDGHVLRCLRAASCLLRPEIGDIVLVSGPDERRLYLTAVAEQADAGVAHIEVAGDLTLASQRGAVRVQAASELQLSGPRALRMDTAQLHLDAQAAECQVGHMSYQGVEARATVLNMRVVGRVYEAIVDRLVHLSKSAFRMTEGVDQVHAGQIDYNASEMARVHGRNTVVTAKDLIKADAKQIHMG